One Pullulanibacillus sp. KACC 23026 DNA segment encodes these proteins:
- a CDS encoding acetyl-CoA C-acetyltransferase — protein MSIYLLEGARTPFGSMGKSLRNESAVTLGVAASKAALERAAVEAEAIDQVVFGNVIHSDRNAAYLARHIGLKSGVPEIASALTVNRLCGSGLQAVVSAAQGILLNESEAALVGGAENMSQSPYSNFTIRGNGAKFGSVVYEDMLLSTLTDDHAGCGMGITAENLAKDYAISREEQDEYAALSHERAAKARSNGRFREEIVAVPTKKGLVEQDEHIREGTSVHTLSGLKPSFLKEGTVTAGNASGINDGAAALVISNNEFIEKRNLKPLAKIVSWGMAGVDPTKMGIGPVPSSQMALKRAGLSIKDIDLVEINEAFSAQYLAVEKALELDREKTNVNGGAIALGHPVGASGARLLLTLAYELRNRGKRYGLASLCIGGGQGIAMVIENQAF, from the coding sequence ATGTCAATCTATTTATTAGAAGGGGCACGGACACCTTTTGGAAGCATGGGGAAGTCCCTTCGAAATGAAAGTGCCGTAACATTAGGCGTCGCGGCATCGAAAGCAGCGCTGGAGCGTGCAGCCGTCGAAGCAGAGGCGATCGATCAAGTGGTTTTTGGAAATGTCATTCATTCAGATCGAAATGCGGCTTATTTGGCACGTCATATTGGCCTGAAAAGCGGTGTGCCTGAGATCGCTTCAGCCTTAACCGTCAACCGTTTATGCGGATCGGGCTTGCAAGCTGTCGTCTCGGCTGCTCAAGGTATTTTATTAAACGAATCCGAGGCAGCCTTGGTGGGAGGGGCAGAAAACATGTCTCAAAGCCCCTATAGTAATTTTACGATTAGGGGAAACGGGGCCAAGTTCGGGTCTGTTGTCTATGAAGACATGCTGTTAAGTACCTTAACGGATGATCATGCTGGCTGTGGGATGGGCATCACAGCAGAAAATTTGGCGAAGGACTATGCTATCTCGAGGGAGGAGCAGGATGAATACGCCGCTCTTAGTCATGAACGTGCAGCCAAAGCTCGGTCAAATGGGCGCTTTCGGGAAGAAATAGTTGCGGTTCCAACCAAAAAAGGTTTAGTCGAGCAAGATGAGCACATTCGTGAAGGAACGTCTGTCCATACACTTTCAGGGCTTAAGCCAAGTTTTTTAAAAGAGGGGACGGTCACAGCAGGAAACGCAAGCGGAATAAATGACGGAGCAGCCGCATTAGTCATTTCTAACAATGAATTCATAGAGAAACGCAACCTAAAACCTTTAGCAAAAATCGTGTCTTGGGGGATGGCCGGTGTCGACCCAACGAAAATGGGGATTGGTCCTGTACCGTCCAGCCAAATGGCGCTCAAACGTGCAGGCCTCTCTATAAAAGACATCGATCTTGTGGAAATCAATGAGGCATTCAGCGCTCAATATTTGGCAGTTGAAAAAGCGCTCGAGCTCGATCGAGAGAAGACCAATGTAAACGGCGGGGCGATTGCTCTCGGTCACCCAGTCGGGGCAAGTGGGGCACGTCTGCTGCTGACTCTGGCTTATGAGCTGCGCAACAGAGGCAAGCGGTATGGACTCGCCTCCTTATGTATTGGCGGCGGCCAAGGGATAGCGATGGTCATTGAAAACCAAGCTTTTTAA
- a CDS encoding hydroxymethylglutaryl-CoA lyase gives MDLSLPEKVTLIEVGPRDGLQNETNLIPTDVKITFIRALMKAHIQEMELTSFVSPKWVPQMSDAEAILEACLDSSMIRQFVLAPNQKGLERFYASHAREVAVFVGVSNSFNKKNINKSTDESLNELKPLIKELKDNGKFVRACISTAFYCPYEGKIQPEAVYQLCETFAGYEVDELSVADTIGMANPKDVYEVFSELKTRLSDSVLITGHFHNTRGTALANIYASLEAGITRFDSSAGGLGGCPFAPGASGNVATEDVLFMLEEMGIETGIDRQRLLEAVDLVKPSITRPLDSKQYQLYRKESSSR, from the coding sequence ATCGACTTGTCACTCCCTGAAAAAGTCACTCTGATTGAAGTTGGCCCGAGAGATGGGCTGCAAAATGAAACCAATCTGATTCCAACCGATGTCAAAATCACTTTTATAAGAGCGCTCATGAAAGCCCACATTCAGGAAATGGAGTTAACCTCCTTTGTCTCCCCAAAATGGGTTCCGCAAATGAGTGATGCTGAAGCGATTTTGGAGGCATGCTTAGATTCCTCGATGATCCGTCAGTTTGTTTTGGCCCCCAATCAGAAGGGCCTGGAACGCTTTTATGCGTCTCATGCACGAGAGGTTGCGGTGTTCGTTGGCGTCAGCAATTCGTTTAACAAAAAAAACATTAATAAGTCAACAGATGAAAGCTTGAATGAACTTAAACCACTCATAAAAGAGCTAAAAGATAACGGAAAATTTGTCCGCGCCTGCATTTCGACCGCTTTTTATTGTCCCTACGAGGGGAAAATCCAGCCTGAAGCGGTTTATCAGCTATGCGAAACATTTGCGGGCTATGAAGTGGATGAATTGAGTGTCGCGGATACCATTGGCATGGCCAATCCAAAAGATGTATACGAAGTTTTTAGTGAGCTCAAGACGAGACTGAGTGACAGCGTCTTAATCACGGGGCATTTTCATAACACGAGAGGAACCGCCTTAGCCAATATTTACGCGAGTTTAGAAGCGGGCATCACACGCTTTGATTCATCTGCCGGAGGACTTGGAGGATGCCCCTTTGCACCAGGCGCAAGCGGCAATGTGGCGACTGAGGATGTTCTCTTCATGCTTGAAGAGATGGGGATTGAAACAGGAATTGATCGTCAAAGGCTCCTCGAAGCAGTCGATCTCGTGAAGCCTTCCATCACGAGACCGCTGGACAGTAAGCAGTATCAACTTTACCGAAAAGAATCCTCTAGCCGTTAA
- a CDS encoding iron-sulfur cluster biosynthesis family protein: protein MDITYTDLACEVLERDFDQSDLLIRLDYDTEGCGCVNDGVIHLKQIASPTEGDQAINSSHYPTYIPSAFQVYYNEHLTVDYSPHYKTFQLKSHQRMINPRMRVIPING from the coding sequence ATGGATATCACCTATACGGATCTCGCCTGTGAGGTCTTAGAACGTGATTTTGATCAGTCTGACCTCTTGATTCGCTTAGACTATGACACAGAAGGCTGCGGGTGTGTGAATGACGGGGTCATCCATTTGAAGCAGATTGCTTCTCCGACAGAAGGAGATCAGGCAATCAACAGCAGTCACTACCCCACTTATATCCCAAGTGCTTTCCAAGTCTATTATAATGAGCACTTAACCGTCGATTACTCTCCTCATTATAAAACTTTTCAGCTTAAAAGCCACCAGCGAATGATCAATCCGAGGATGCGCGTGATTCCGATTAACGGCTAG
- a CDS encoding PaaI family thioesterase, with protein sequence MDQDTFLNFLAKLSKNTLLETLNMTYTEIASDRLVITMPVNSTVHQPMGLLHGGASVALAETTASMATMLNINPETHNCVGLEINANHLKSKRDGLLTATATPLHRGRKTMVWEIKLTDEDNRLICISRCTMAVIERQ encoded by the coding sequence ATGGACCAAGACACCTTTCTTAACTTTTTGGCAAAGCTCTCTAAAAATACGCTGCTTGAAACACTTAATATGACGTATACCGAAATCGCGAGTGACCGTTTAGTGATAACGATGCCGGTTAATTCGACGGTTCATCAACCGATGGGACTTCTTCACGGCGGCGCCTCAGTCGCTTTAGCTGAAACAACTGCTTCAATGGCAACCATGCTTAATATTAACCCAGAAACCCACAACTGTGTGGGACTTGAGATCAATGCCAACCATCTTAAAAGCAAAAGAGACGGCCTTTTAACGGCGACAGCTACCCCTTTACATAGAGGGCGTAAAACGATGGTTTGGGAGATCAAATTGACAGACGAAGACAACCGGCTCATTTGTATCTCAAGATGTACGATGGCCGTCATTGAACGGCAGTAA
- a CDS encoding histidine kinase N-terminal domain-containing protein, translating into METNIREENVYKALSDFLETNKKKFLALWEEQLILNPEDKKDLVRENGYLMYEFTIHSMINEGKESELKLLAEKVAKERCEANINIGDFVYNVNLGRSIIIKCINHSGFKSEVLQQIIDRINKQFDLFCYYAVSRYTKLLDKKINEKNLFITQTHKDRLTILGQMSSSFVHEFRNPLTSVMGFIKLLQNDYPDLPYLDIVNKELEQLKFRITQFLHTSKLYPTAETKNEEISVKQILEEVLDFLYPSIADCNIEVNSTIEGETIVNGDPNELKQVFQNLLMNAIDAVSEVEIHRQINIHTEVIHSQVVISFSNNGPVLDADAIHLIFEPFYTTKKLGTGIGLFVCKNIIEKHNGKITCFVTEDLTTFQTVLPIISNSEI; encoded by the coding sequence ATGGAAACAAATATAAGAGAAGAAAATGTTTACAAAGCTTTAAGTGACTTTCTCGAAACAAATAAAAAGAAATTCTTAGCTTTATGGGAGGAACAACTCATTCTTAATCCTGAAGATAAAAAGGATTTAGTAAGAGAAAACGGGTATTTGATGTATGAATTTACTATTCATTCCATGATTAATGAAGGCAAAGAGAGCGAACTAAAATTATTGGCAGAAAAAGTAGCAAAAGAACGCTGTGAAGCCAATATTAACATTGGCGATTTTGTTTATAATGTGAATCTTGGAAGAAGCATCATCATTAAGTGCATTAACCACTCCGGTTTTAAGTCAGAAGTGTTACAGCAAATCATTGATAGGATCAATAAACAATTTGATTTATTCTGCTACTACGCGGTCTCAAGGTATACAAAATTATTAGACAAAAAGATCAATGAAAAGAACTTATTCATTACTCAAACCCATAAAGACCGATTAACCATTCTTGGCCAAATGTCTTCTAGCTTTGTTCATGAATTTCGAAACCCGCTTACATCCGTTATGGGATTTATTAAACTGCTTCAAAATGACTATCCGGATTTGCCTTATTTAGACATTGTCAATAAAGAGCTTGAACAACTCAAATTCAGAATTACTCAATTCCTTCACACATCCAAGCTGTACCCTACCGCTGAAACCAAAAATGAGGAGATCTCAGTCAAACAAATTTTAGAAGAAGTCCTTGATTTTTTATACCCGAGTATTGCCGATTGTAATATCGAGGTAAACTCCACTATCGAAGGAGAAACAATCGTTAACGGAGATCCCAATGAACTAAAGCAAGTTTTTCAAAATTTATTAATGAACGCCATTGATGCCGTAAGTGAAGTCGAAATACATAGACAAATCAACATACATACTGAAGTGATTCATAGTCAGGTCGTCATTTCCTTCTCAAATAATGGTCCCGTTCTAGATGCGGATGCTATCCATCTCATTTTCGAGCCTTTCTATACAACCAAGAAACTAGGAACGGGTATCGGATTATTTGTCTGTAAAAACATTATCGAAAAACATAACGGTAAAATTACCTGTTTTGTCACCGAAGACTTGACCACATTTCAAACGGTGTTGCCGATCATCTCGAATTCGGAAATCTAG